In Candidatus Binatia bacterium, a single window of DNA contains:
- a CDS encoding ABC transporter substrate-binding protein, whose protein sequence is MDKFGKVTAYLFLTAILPLWSLGFATAGEPTEQIRAAIERGVEVLKDAKLNGAKERAETVQRLKQVVYPLFDFEEMAKRSLGAHWRRLDPPRQKEFVALFTELLERTYANSINLYDGQTVTYTGETLDGDYAEVSTKIITKKGEAFSAVYKLHRVDGKWKIYDLVAEGISVVNNYRSQFNRVIVNSSLEELMRRLKEKAA, encoded by the coding sequence ATGGACAAATTTGGGAAGGTTACGGCCTACCTATTTCTCACGGCGATTCTGCCGCTCTGGTCCTTAGGCTTTGCGACCGCCGGCGAACCGACGGAGCAGATCCGCGCGGCCATCGAGCGCGGCGTGGAGGTTCTCAAAGACGCGAAGCTCAACGGCGCCAAAGAAAGAGCCGAGACCGTCCAACGTCTGAAGCAGGTCGTTTATCCGCTGTTCGACTTCGAAGAGATGGCCAAGCGTTCCCTCGGCGCTCACTGGCGGCGTCTCGATCCGCCACGGCAAAAGGAATTCGTGGCGCTCTTTACCGAATTGCTGGAACGAACCTACGCCAACAGCATTAACCTCTACGACGGACAAACCGTCACTTACACGGGAGAAACGTTGGACGGGGACTACGCCGAGGTCAGCACGAAAATCATCACCAAAAAGGGCGAAGCCTTTTCCGCGGTCTATAAACTGCACCGCGTCGATGGCAAATGGAAGATCTACGACCTCGTCGCCGAAGGCATCAGCGTGGTCAACAACTACCGCTCTCAGTTCAACCGCGTCATCGTCAACTCGTCCCTGGAAGAGCTGATGAGAAGACTCAAGGAGAAGGCGGCTTGA
- a CDS encoding type II toxin-antitoxin system RelE/ParE family toxin gives MIKTFKSRETERIFSRQRSDRIPEEAQRTALRHLRTLDRAVAAQEDWQPIPNGADGHASRYSIAIDDLWRICFEWREGQVYDVEILDGHCR, from the coding sequence ATGATCAAAACGTTCAAGTCCAGGGAGACCGAGAGAATTTTCAGCCGGCAAAGATCCGATAGAATCCCTGAAGAGGCTCAACGGACCGCCTTGCGGCACTTACGAACGTTGGACCGGGCGGTTGCGGCGCAGGAGGATTGGCAGCCGATACCTAACGGTGCGGACGGCCATGCGAGCCGGTACAGCATCGCGATCGATGATCTCTGGCGGATTTGTTTCGAGTGGCGGGAGGGGCAGGTTTACGACGTGGAGATTCTCGATGGTCATTGCCGGTAG
- a CDS encoding aldo/keto reductase → MSRPIIPDNIALSRRDLLKAGIAAGASAFLPCGGALAETGPLIQRKIPSSGESLPVIGIGTARRYEDIQTEAQKAPLRETLRQFKELSGKLIDTSPTYGTAEAVVGELTSELKIRNDLFIATKVSIQGRDAGIRQMEDSFKKLRTDKIDLIAVHNLRDTEAHFRTLRDWKQAGRIRYLGITTSFPRQYGDFERTMKAGPLDFIQVDYALDNREAGKTILPLAAERGMAVMINLPFGRGRLFNAVKGQKLPPWASEFDCASWAQFFLKYIVSHPAVTCCMPGTAKVEYVLDNLGAARGRLPDAAMRRRMETFLEAG, encoded by the coding sequence GTGTCCCGTCCCATAATCCCCGATAACATAGCGCTTAGCCGCCGCGACCTGCTGAAGGCCGGCATCGCCGCCGGGGCTTCGGCTTTTCTGCCGTGCGGCGGCGCGCTCGCTGAGACCGGGCCGCTGATTCAGCGCAAGATCCCGTCGAGCGGCGAGAGCTTGCCGGTTATCGGCATCGGCACGGCACGGCGCTATGAGGACATTCAGACCGAGGCGCAAAAAGCGCCGCTTCGCGAGACGCTCAGGCAGTTCAAAGAGCTGAGCGGAAAACTGATCGACACCTCGCCGACGTACGGCACCGCCGAGGCGGTGGTGGGCGAGCTTACGTCGGAGCTGAAGATCAGGAACGATCTCTTCATCGCAACCAAAGTCAGCATCCAGGGCAGAGACGCCGGCATCCGCCAGATGGAGGACTCGTTCAAAAAGCTCCGCACGGACAAGATCGATCTCATCGCGGTGCACAATCTGCGCGACACCGAAGCGCACTTCCGCACGCTCCGCGATTGGAAGCAGGCGGGCCGCATCCGTTATCTCGGCATCACCACTTCGTTTCCCCGGCAGTATGGCGACTTCGAGCGCACGATGAAAGCGGGGCCGCTCGACTTCATCCAGGTGGACTACGCGCTCGACAACCGCGAGGCCGGAAAAACAATTCTGCCGCTCGCCGCCGAGCGCGGCATGGCGGTGATGATCAACCTGCCGTTCGGGCGCGGCCGGCTCTTCAACGCGGTCAAGGGGCAAAAGCTGCCGCCCTGGGCGAGCGAGTTCGATTGCGCGAGCTGGGCGCAATTCTTTCTCAAGTACATCGTTTCGCATCCGGCGGTGACCTGCTGCATGCCGGGGACGGCGAAGGTCGAATACGTCCTCGACAATCTCGGCGCGGCGCGCGGCCGCCTGCCCGACGCCGCGATGCGCCGCCGCATGGAAACTTTCCTCGAGGCGGGCTGA
- a CDS encoding MFS transporter: protein MALTAREPSAADRLLRRLIDVRPEETRALAWSWLYIFSILCSYYVIRPIRDEMGVAGGVENLPWLFTGTLVGMIAVNPPFAALVRKLTRARFISVAYRFFLANLLLFFFLLQVATPELNIWIGRVFFIWTSVFNLFVVSIFWALMVDVFTSEQGKRLFGFIAAGATLGGIVGSSLTAGLAEQVGPVYLLLVSAGLLEIAVFSVRRLSRHSEALRSSPSVESGEAPVGGNILSGVTHALRSPYLLNISVYMLLYAITSTFLYFEQAAVVGQSFADRVTRTAFFAKIDLAVNVLTLGTQFFFTERIIRALGTALTLTLLPGLSAVGFAALGVAPTVAIVVAFQVLRRAGNFAVARPAREVLFTVVPREDKYKAKSFIDTVVYRSGDQLGAWSYGLLSFLGLTGIALVAVPLSVAWLLNGFWLGRRQEAMAAKPTTISRQIFP, encoded by the coding sequence ATGGCGCTGACCGCTCGCGAGCCGAGCGCCGCCGACCGGCTGCTCCGCCGCCTGATCGACGTGCGGCCCGAAGAGACGCGCGCGCTCGCCTGGTCGTGGCTCTACATCTTTTCCATTCTCTGTTCCTACTACGTGATCCGGCCGATCCGCGACGAAATGGGCGTCGCGGGCGGCGTCGAGAATCTGCCTTGGCTTTTTACCGGAACGTTGGTGGGAATGATCGCGGTCAATCCGCCGTTCGCGGCGCTCGTGCGCAAGCTGACGCGCGCGCGCTTTATCTCCGTCGCCTATCGATTCTTCCTGGCGAACCTCTTGCTCTTCTTCTTCCTGCTTCAGGTCGCGACGCCGGAGCTAAATATATGGATCGGCCGCGTCTTTTTTATCTGGACCTCCGTCTTCAACCTGTTCGTGGTCTCGATCTTCTGGGCGCTGATGGTCGACGTCTTCACCTCCGAGCAGGGAAAGCGGCTCTTCGGTTTTATCGCCGCCGGCGCGACGCTCGGCGGCATCGTAGGATCGAGCTTGACGGCCGGGCTCGCCGAGCAAGTCGGGCCGGTCTATTTGCTCCTCGTCTCCGCCGGTCTCCTCGAAATCGCCGTTTTCAGCGTGCGCCGTCTGTCGCGTCACTCGGAAGCGCTGCGCTCGAGTCCGTCCGTAGAGAGCGGAGAGGCGCCGGTCGGGGGAAATATCTTGTCGGGCGTGACCCACGCGCTCAGGTCGCCCTATCTCCTCAACATCAGCGTCTACATGCTGCTTTACGCGATCACTTCCACCTTTCTCTATTTCGAGCAAGCGGCCGTCGTCGGTCAGAGCTTCGCCGACCGGGTGACGCGCACCGCCTTTTTCGCCAAGATCGATCTCGCGGTCAACGTTCTAACGCTCGGAACCCAGTTCTTCTTCACCGAGCGCATTATCCGCGCCCTCGGCACGGCGCTGACGTTAACTCTGCTTCCCGGACTCAGCGCGGTCGGCTTCGCCGCGCTCGGCGTCGCGCCGACGGTCGCGATCGTCGTCGCGTTTCAGGTGCTGCGGCGCGCGGGGAATTTCGCCGTCGCGCGGCCGGCGCGCGAGGTGCTGTTCACGGTCGTTCCGCGCGAGGACAAGTATAAAGCGAAGAGCTTTATCGATACCGTCGTCTATCGGAGCGGCGATCAGCTCGGCGCATGGTCGTACGGCCTGTTGTCTTTTCTGGGACTGACCGGCATCGCGCTAGTCGCCGTGCCGCTGTCGGTCGCCTGGCTGTTGAACGGTTTTTGGCTTGGGCGGAGGCAGGAGGCGATGGCGGCGAAGCCGACAACCATTTCGCGCCAAATCTTCCCATAG
- a CDS encoding amino acid ABC transporter substrate-binding protein, with protein sequence MPSLGGVTIGVSLPKTGRYAPKAGLVYERAYNLWLKEINERGGLLGRRVGFLVYDDGSAPEKAAENYRRLIYDDRVPLLLGPCHSALVEAAAPIVESARRLLLQGSGSSHEIFRQGRKYLFLCWSGCDFDYPKSFFELMGRSREPGRLRTAALAYTDGRIGRAVALGVKHYAALYGFELAHAEVIAKPPFDYSGLMQRIKSKRPDAVLIGLDHTRPDEPMHSCILEAQKAGLKPTTIWLSDNPSVDDAHLGNAIHGVFMRATWVAIDPDLLAKNFAGSFRAAYGIEPEYHAAGGYACCQVLEQAVEATGNLANEALRETLLRRTFKTAMGELRFGANGLSSGRMKLCQWQNGKLEIVYPESERTAAPGS encoded by the coding sequence ATGCCCTCCCTTGGTGGCGTGACGATCGGGGTGAGCCTCCCCAAAACCGGCCGCTACGCTCCGAAGGCCGGCCTCGTCTACGAACGCGCTTACAACCTCTGGCTCAAGGAGATCAACGAAAGAGGCGGGCTGCTCGGCAGGCGCGTCGGCTTTCTGGTTTACGACGACGGCAGCGCGCCGGAGAAGGCCGCGGAAAACTATCGCCGCCTGATTTACGACGACAGAGTACCGCTGCTGCTCGGTCCTTGTCACAGCGCGCTCGTGGAAGCGGCCGCGCCTATCGTCGAAAGCGCCCGCAGACTGTTGCTTCAAGGCAGCGGCAGCTCGCACGAGATTTTCCGGCAAGGCCGCAAGTATCTTTTCCTCTGCTGGTCGGGGTGCGATTTCGATTATCCCAAGAGTTTTTTCGAGCTGATGGGTCGTTCGCGGGAGCCCGGGCGACTCCGAACGGCGGCGCTGGCTTACACCGACGGGAGAATCGGCCGCGCCGTAGCGCTCGGAGTCAAGCATTACGCGGCGCTCTACGGATTCGAGCTGGCGCACGCGGAAGTTATAGCCAAACCGCCGTTCGACTATTCAGGTTTGATGCAGCGGATAAAATCCAAACGGCCGGATGCCGTGCTCATCGGTCTCGATCACACCCGTCCGGACGAGCCGATGCATTCGTGTATTTTAGAAGCGCAAAAAGCCGGACTGAAGCCGACTACGATCTGGCTATCCGACAATCCGTCCGTCGACGACGCCCATCTCGGCAATGCCATCCACGGGGTCTTCATGCGCGCGACCTGGGTCGCGATCGATCCCGACCTGCTCGCGAAAAATTTTGCCGGATCATTCCGCGCCGCGTACGGCATCGAGCCGGAGTACCATGCGGCCGGCGGCTATGCGTGTTGCCAGGTGCTCGAGCAGGCAGTGGAGGCGACGGGGAATTTAGCTAACGAAGCTTTGAGAGAGACGTTGCTGCGACGGACGTTCAAGACCGCGATGGGGGAACTCAGATTCGGCGCGAACGGCCTTTCTTCCGGCCGGATGAAACTGTGTCAGTGGCAAAACGGCAAGTTAGAGATCGTCTACCCGGAGTCCGAGCGCACCGCCGCGCCCGGGTCCTGA
- a CDS encoding extracellular solute-binding protein — MTHSWPSNILAVAMLLLSDCVAGAAEAPSRSEWENMVAAAEKEGQLVVYTGGVASQARIEEAFQIAYPKIKVTSVTGRGSQLGPRIIAERRAGKYLVDFFIGGKGTASATLLPGKVLAPIQPLLILPEVLDLSKWWQGKHKYVDPEGKYIFAFVGSGGVVEIGYNTKLVNPKEFTTYWDLLNPKWKGKMTASDPRMGGMDTPVLFFYYHSKLGPEFMKRLYGEMDLTITRDYRQPIDWLAAGKFSLCIPCNTRETEKAMKQGLPLGQILELKEGGTLSSGGGTISFIDNAPHPNAAKLFVNWLLSREGQMEFQRRDGADSLRTDIPKQNVLPENRRLDGVDYFDGDEVKFSDRRPADKLLNEILNKPPRQ, encoded by the coding sequence ATGACTCATTCCTGGCCGTCCAACATTCTTGCCGTTGCAATGCTTCTGTTGTCGGACTGCGTCGCCGGCGCGGCGGAAGCGCCGTCGCGCAGCGAATGGGAAAATATGGTCGCGGCGGCGGAAAAAGAGGGCCAGCTTGTCGTCTATACGGGCGGAGTGGCATCCCAGGCGAGGATAGAAGAGGCATTTCAGATCGCCTACCCCAAGATCAAGGTAACATCAGTCACCGGGCGTGGCTCGCAGCTCGGGCCGAGAATTATCGCCGAAAGGCGAGCGGGAAAATATCTGGTGGATTTTTTCATCGGCGGCAAGGGCACCGCTTCCGCGACCCTCCTCCCCGGCAAAGTGCTCGCCCCCATCCAACCCCTGCTGATCCTGCCCGAAGTTCTGGATCTGTCCAAATGGTGGCAGGGCAAGCATAAGTACGTAGACCCGGAAGGGAAATACATTTTCGCTTTCGTCGGCAGCGGCGGCGTGGTCGAGATCGGCTACAACACCAAGCTGGTGAATCCGAAGGAGTTCACGACTTATTGGGACCTGCTGAATCCCAAGTGGAAAGGAAAAATGACCGCCAGCGATCCGCGGATGGGCGGGATGGATACTCCCGTGCTCTTCTTCTATTACCACTCCAAGCTCGGCCCCGAATTCATGAAGCGGCTCTACGGCGAGATGGACTTGACGATCACCCGCGACTACCGCCAGCCGATCGATTGGCTCGCGGCGGGCAAATTTTCCCTCTGCATACCTTGCAACACCCGTGAAACCGAAAAGGCGATGAAGCAAGGTCTCCCTCTGGGACAGATCCTCGAGCTGAAGGAGGGGGGGACCTTGAGCTCGGGCGGGGGCACGATCAGTTTCATCGATAATGCGCCGCACCCCAACGCCGCCAAGCTCTTTGTCAACTGGCTTCTCTCCCGCGAAGGCCAGATGGAGTTTCAGCGGCGCGACGGCGCGGACTCCCTCAGGACCGACATCCCCAAGCAGAACGTGCTCCCGGAGAACCGCCGGCTCGACGGCGTGGATTATTTTGACGGCGACGAGGTCAAATTTTCCGACCGCCGCCCGGCGGATAAGCTCCTGAACGAGATCCTCAACAAACCGCCGAGACAGTAA
- a CDS encoding extracellular solute-binding protein has protein sequence MIAAFAICLLLLTGASGLTAESKPAWQIEWETTVAAAEREGQLSLYIFEAGPVGVETVQAFEKAYPKIKVSQLRARGSDLGPRIVAERRAGKYLVDVFTGGKGTAHATLYVGKTLDPIKLLLLLPEVLDESKWWQGKHKYVDPEGKYIFAFLGNGGGVNINYHTKLVSPKDFSSYWDLLNPKWRGKITATDPRTRGMDTPVLFFYYHSKLGPEFMKRLYGEMDVTIARDYRQPVDWLATGKFSLCIPCVSDEMDKAMRQNLPVAQISNLKEGGTLTSSGGTLSFMNQAPHPNAAKVFINWLLSREGQTQVQKGPKDRPGTGSNSLRIDIPKDDVRDENARRDGVEYFDGDDDRYSDRRPADKLLNEILGKPGK, from the coding sequence ATGATCGCGGCATTTGCTATTTGCCTCCTTCTTTTAACCGGCGCCTCAGGCCTGACCGCGGAATCTAAGCCGGCCTGGCAGATCGAATGGGAAACGACGGTTGCGGCGGCCGAGCGGGAGGGCCAGCTCAGCCTTTATATCTTCGAGGCCGGACCCGTAGGCGTGGAGACCGTGCAGGCCTTCGAGAAGGCCTATCCGAAGATCAAAGTCAGCCAGCTTAGGGCGCGCGGCAGCGATCTTGGACCGCGCATCGTTGCGGAGCGAAGGGCGGGGAAGTACCTGGTGGATGTCTTCACCGGCGGCAAAGGGACTGCCCACGCAACGCTCTACGTCGGCAAGACGTTGGATCCGATCAAGCTTTTGCTGCTCTTGCCCGAGGTCCTGGATGAGAGCAAATGGTGGCAGGGAAAACATAAATACGTAGATCCCGAAGGGAAATACATCTTCGCTTTCCTCGGCAACGGCGGCGGCGTTAACATCAACTACCACACGAAACTCGTGAGCCCCAAGGATTTTAGCTCCTACTGGGATCTCCTCAATCCCAAGTGGAGAGGCAAAATCACCGCCACCGATCCGCGGACCCGCGGGATGGATACGCCGGTTCTTTTCTTCTACTACCACTCGAAGCTTGGCCCCGAATTCATGAAGCGGCTCTATGGGGAGATGGACGTGACGATCGCGCGGGACTATCGCCAACCCGTGGATTGGCTGGCGACGGGGAAATTCTCCCTCTGCATTCCTTGCGTCAGCGACGAGATGGACAAAGCGATGAGGCAAAATCTGCCCGTGGCGCAAATCTCCAACTTGAAGGAAGGCGGCACTTTGACCTCCTCAGGCGGCACGCTGAGTTTTATGAATCAGGCGCCGCATCCCAATGCCGCCAAAGTCTTTATCAACTGGCTCCTCTCGCGCGAGGGGCAAACTCAGGTCCAGAAAGGACCGAAGGACCGGCCCGGCACGGGCTCCAACTCGCTCAGAATCGATATTCCCAAAGACGACGTGCGGGATGAGAACGCGAGAAGAGACGGCGTCGAGTATTTCGACGGGGACGACGATAGATATTCCGACCGGCGGCCAGCGGACAAGTTACTCAACGAGATTTTAGGTAAACCGGGCAAGTAA
- a CDS encoding Rieske 2Fe-2S domain-containing protein, whose translation MLTQEENELFTRIGPGTPAGQLLRRYWHVVAAASELTEEKPKKRVRVLGEDLVLFRDGRGQYGLVAEHCSHRGASLYYGFVEEDGIRCAYHGWKYDACGKCLEQPFESVEAGFKEKISHPAYPVEKLAGFLFAYMGPPEKRPLLPRWDILTRRDGVRKLEIYQILRCNWLQAMENSVDPVHTYYLHAHTLRMRGNNQGAYYYRPLSKLDFELVVHPAWAGIQKQRIFAGDEGRVEAPHPLIFPNMLLVPATNSYNMHFRTPVDDSNTQIFHVSFRPTKDGGAVDQPEDPPAEFVSTKNKDGEFHMENFPSQDQMAWETQGAIANRPNEHLGESDRGIIIFRKLLRDQLRAMQNGADPQGINRDPDKDEVIRLIPEGYTAFSDRAAQDD comes from the coding sequence ATGCTCACCCAAGAAGAGAACGAGCTTTTCACTCGCATAGGCCCTGGGACACCGGCGGGCCAACTCCTCCGGCGCTACTGGCACGTCGTCGCCGCGGCATCGGAGCTGACCGAAGAAAAACCAAAAAAACGAGTAAGGGTGCTGGGAGAAGATTTGGTGCTCTTCCGCGATGGACGCGGTCAGTACGGTCTCGTAGCCGAGCATTGCTCGCATCGCGGCGCGTCGCTCTACTATGGATTTGTCGAGGAGGACGGCATTCGCTGCGCCTACCATGGATGGAAGTACGACGCGTGCGGCAAATGCCTGGAGCAGCCGTTCGAGAGCGTGGAGGCCGGGTTCAAAGAAAAAATATCACACCCGGCCTATCCCGTGGAGAAACTGGCGGGGTTTTTGTTCGCCTACATGGGACCGCCGGAGAAAAGGCCGCTTCTGCCCAGGTGGGACATCCTTACGCGACGAGATGGAGTGAGGAAGCTGGAGATCTATCAGATCCTTCGCTGCAACTGGCTTCAGGCGATGGAGAACTCGGTCGATCCCGTGCACACCTATTATCTCCACGCGCACACCCTGAGAATGCGGGGCAATAACCAAGGCGCCTACTATTATCGACCGCTTAGCAAGCTCGATTTCGAGCTGGTGGTCCATCCTGCCTGGGCGGGAATTCAGAAGCAAAGGATTTTTGCCGGCGACGAGGGCCGCGTCGAGGCGCCGCACCCGCTCATCTTCCCCAATATGCTCCTGGTGCCCGCCACCAACAGCTACAACATGCATTTTCGGACGCCCGTCGACGACTCCAACACGCAGATCTTCCACGTGAGCTTCCGTCCAACCAAAGACGGCGGCGCGGTGGACCAGCCGGAGGATCCGCCCGCCGAGTTTGTCAGCACCAAGAACAAAGACGGCGAGTTTCATATGGAAAATTTTCCTAGCCAGGACCAGATGGCCTGGGAAACGCAGGGCGCCATCGCCAATCGTCCCAACGAACACCTCGGGGAGTCGGACCGCGGCATCATCATCTTCCGAAAACTTTTGCGCGATCAGCTCCGCGCCATGCAAAACGGCGCCGATCCTCAAGGCATCAACAGAGATCCGGACAAAGACGAGGTCATTCGTCTCATTCCCGAAGGCTATACCGCTTTTTCAGATCGAGCGGCGCAAGACGACTAA
- a CDS encoding TAXI family TRAP transporter solute-binding subunit, with product MPETLRIATINTGGTWGRILAWLADGVKAAGFQIELLKLGGEVPELALAVDKGEADISVTTTFAARAAHEGKAPYSKRLRIRGLSELQYPMHWFVNMARADLEIDSFADLAEKHPAVRFCLPAPNMVVSYPVRGIFGHFGIDPYEDVPRWGGKVITDFSSVPRLIASGEADGVFRENSPLRYDPSQSRAMNFFSLTEAEARKLAEELRIKPSLIPAGTYKNQEKDLWTLDAEGFTLYCRSDLPEETTYRVAEVIDRSTSTHYLGSSIFYSPRFAVQTGMPLHPGAQSYFRRLGYL from the coding sequence ATGCCCGAAACGTTAAGAATCGCGACGATTAATACTGGAGGAACCTGGGGGCGGATTCTAGCTTGGCTGGCCGACGGCGTGAAGGCCGCGGGTTTTCAAATCGAGCTTTTGAAGCTCGGCGGCGAAGTTCCGGAGCTCGCGCTCGCGGTGGACAAGGGCGAAGCCGACATTTCCGTCACGACGACCTTTGCCGCGCGCGCCGCGCATGAGGGCAAGGCGCCTTACTCGAAGCGTCTCCGTATAAGGGGGCTAAGCGAGCTCCAGTACCCGATGCACTGGTTCGTCAACATGGCGCGCGCCGATCTTGAGATAGATTCATTCGCGGACCTGGCGGAAAAGCATCCTGCGGTTCGATTTTGCTTGCCGGCACCGAATATGGTCGTCTCCTATCCGGTCAGAGGTATTTTCGGCCATTTCGGCATCGACCCGTATGAAGACGTTCCCCGCTGGGGCGGGAAGGTGATCACCGATTTTTCCTCCGTCCCGCGACTCATAGCGAGCGGCGAAGCGGACGGCGTCTTTAGAGAAAACAGCCCGCTCCGTTACGACCCTTCCCAAAGCCGCGCGATGAACTTTTTCTCTTTGACCGAAGCCGAAGCCCGAAAGCTCGCCGAGGAGCTGCGCATCAAGCCCAGCCTCATTCCAGCCGGCACGTACAAAAACCAGGAAAAAGATCTCTGGACGTTGGACGCGGAAGGCTTCACGCTTTACTGCCGCTCCGATCTGCCTGAGGAGACCACTTATAGAGTGGCGGAAGTTATCGACCGTTCAACTTCGACGCACTACCTCGGCTCGTCGATTTTCTACTCGCCGCGCTTCGCCGTCCAGACCGGCATGCCGCTCCATCCCGGAGCGCAAAGTTATTTTCGCCGATTGGGCTATCTCTGA
- a CDS encoding ABC transporter substrate-binding protein, which translates to MKNRFRFITVALLLGLTVGSARNAGARIYIAYITDTTSSVVYWLAKDAGLYKKHGLDVETLFIDGSVRGIQSMIAGDLGYSGAVGTAVINAKLAGADVAIVQSQMNTLPYFIVGNASIKSPEQLKGKTAAVHIPGTSADFAVRLALAKVGVAYKDIKAITVGGAPARLAAMMSGQADFTVVTEGERLRAEKAGLKAIIDMAKLKVPFQFTCIATTRKKIRENPDEVRRVVLAMTEAGHFFKKHKEESIKVMQKYTRGSSRDVLEAAYVANAALLVDDGYPTLEGLKQTLEIQALTDPRAAKAKGEDFVELRFVDEMRKSGFAEKLR; encoded by the coding sequence ATGAAGAACCGATTTCGGTTCATCACTGTCGCTTTGCTGCTGGGCTTGACCGTCGGATCGGCGCGAAACGCTGGGGCAAGGATTTACATCGCCTACATCACCGATACGACCAGCTCGGTGGTCTACTGGCTGGCCAAGGACGCGGGCTTGTATAAGAAGCACGGGCTCGACGTCGAAACGCTCTTTATCGACGGCAGCGTCCGCGGCATCCAAAGCATGATCGCCGGAGATTTGGGTTACAGCGGCGCCGTCGGGACGGCGGTCATCAATGCCAAACTCGCGGGAGCAGACGTTGCGATCGTCCAGAGCCAGATGAATACCCTGCCCTATTTCATCGTCGGAAACGCGAGCATCAAATCGCCCGAGCAGCTCAAAGGCAAAACCGCGGCCGTCCATATCCCGGGGACCTCGGCGGACTTCGCGGTCAGACTGGCCCTTGCGAAAGTGGGAGTCGCTTACAAAGACATCAAGGCCATCACGGTCGGCGGGGCGCCGGCGCGCCTCGCCGCGATGATGAGCGGGCAAGCGGATTTTACCGTGGTCACCGAGGGAGAGAGGCTCCGGGCGGAAAAAGCCGGGCTCAAAGCGATCATCGACATGGCCAAGCTCAAAGTGCCGTTCCAGTTCACCTGCATCGCCACCACGAGGAAAAAGATTCGGGAGAATCCTGATGAAGTGCGGCGCGTGGTCCTGGCCATGACCGAAGCGGGTCATTTCTTCAAGAAGCACAAAGAGGAATCGATCAAGGTGATGCAAAAATACACCCGCGGTTCAAGCCGCGACGTCCTGGAGGCGGCGTACGTAGCCAACGCCGCGCTGCTCGTGGACGATGGTTATCCGACGCTCGAAGGATTGAAGCAGACGCTGGAGATCCAGGCTTTGACCGACCCGAGGGCGGCCAAAGCGAAGGGCGAGGATTTTGTCGAGCTTAGATTTGTGGATGAAATGAGGAAAAGCGGGTTTGCGGAGAAGCTGCGATAA
- a CDS encoding c-type cytochrome, translating into MKTSRGFFLLGFLSLGAVAPSSSWSAEDAASLFNGLCSVCHGSSGRGDGPSAAGLHPKPADFTDCKVMAADSDQTLFKIIKEGGQSVGRSTVMPSWKDSLSDEQIRSLVKLIRGFCKK; encoded by the coding sequence TTGAAAACGAGCCGCGGATTTTTTTTGCTCGGGTTTCTTTCTCTCGGCGCCGTCGCGCCCTCATCCTCGTGGAGCGCCGAAGATGCGGCTTCTTTGTTCAACGGCCTATGCTCGGTCTGCCACGGATCGAGCGGCAGGGGAGACGGCCCCAGCGCGGCGGGACTTCATCCAAAACCGGCTGACTTTACCGACTGCAAAGTTATGGCCGCCGATTCCGATCAGACGCTGTTCAAGATCATCAAAGAAGGCGGGCAGAGCGTGGGACGCTCCACGGTCATGCCGTCGTGGAAGGACTCTCTCAGCGACGAGCAGATCCGTTCGCTGGTGAAATTGATCCGCGGCTTCTGCAAGAAATAG